One Denticeps clupeoides chromosome 3, fDenClu1.1, whole genome shotgun sequence DNA window includes the following coding sequences:
- the LOC114786699 gene encoding dynein intermediate chain 1, axonemal-like, protein MTSATLRVCPRTWRIWWFKIYLMTPPRISSTLRIQRMSLVKVALFSLCGSSTRTKPKDCLSRPSAGIRSIKICLGLALDHGSGMLLLYTVKNCTFPQYSSSTDSSVMCLDIHTKMSYLVAVGFYDGCVAVYNLKLKNMLPTYKSSVISGKHTDPVWQVRWQKDDMDHHQTFFSVSSDGRVVLWTLLKDELMSTDLIRLSPEGTETVDSLRCIDFHKEFENMFLLGTEEGKIHKSSKAYSNHLIQTYNAHNMAVQAVRWNHFHPRVFISCSYDWTVKIWDHTVPTPMFTFDLNAAVGDISWAPYSSTIFAAVTSDGKVHVFDLNANKYKALCQQPVVAKDTSQLTQIEFNPVHPIIIVGDDHGYINCFKLSPNLRKKPTETKGDEPVKGPETEATKMEKLLNFPHV, encoded by the exons aTGACATCAGCAACCTTGCGAGTGTGTCCACGAACATGGAGAATATGGTGGttcaaaatatatttgatgACACCGCCCAGG ATTTCCAGTACTTTGAGGATTCAGCGGATGAGTTTAGTGAAGGTGGCACTCTTCTCCCTCTGTGGAAGTTCCACTAGAACAAAGCCAAAAGACTGTCTGTCACGTCCCTCTGCTG gAATCAGAAGTATCAAGATTTGTTTGGGGTTGGCCTTGGATCAT GGCAGCGGCATGTTGCTTCTTTACACTGTGAAGAACTGCACCTTCCCTCAATACAGCTCCAGCACCGACTCAAGTGTCATGTGCCTGGACATTCACACCAAGATGTCCTATTTGGTGGCAGTGGGCTTTTACGATGGCTGTGTGGCTGTCTACAACCTGAAATTAAAGAATATGCTGCCTACCTACAAAAGCTCAGTGATCTCTGGCAAACACACTGACCCTGTGTGGCAG gTACGCTGGCAGAAAGATGACATGGACCACCATCAAACCTTCTTTTCTGTGTCATCTGATGGACGGGTTGTGTTATGGACCCTCTTAAAG GATGAGTTGATGTCCACGGATTTGATCAGATTGTCCCCTGAGGGAACTGAAACAGTGG ATAGCTTGAGATGTATTGACTTCCATAAGGAGTTCGAAAACATGTTCCTGTTGGGGACAGAGGAGGGCAAAATACATAAG AGCTCCAAGGCCTACTCCAACCATTTAATTCAAACTTACAACGCCCACAACATGGCTGTGCAGGCAGTCAGATGGAACCACTTCCATCCCAGAGTCTTTATCTCTTGCAGCTATGACTGGACCGTCAAAATCTGGGACCACACAGTACC gACTCCCATGTTCACCTTCGACCTGAATGCAGCAGTGGGAGACATATCATGGGCTCCATACTCCTCCACTATCTTTGCGGCTGTGACATCAGATGGAAAG GTCCATGTCTTTGACCTCAACGCCAACAAATATAAGGCCCTCTGTCAGCAGCCTGTAGTGGCCAAGGACACATCCCAGCTGACACAGATTGAGTTTAACCCTGTGCACCCTATCATTATTGTGGGAGACGACCATGGATACATCAACTGCTTTAAACTCTCTCCAAACCTTCGCAAGAAACCAACA GAGACAAAGGGAGATGAACCTGTAAAGGGCCCTGAGACAGAGGCTACTAAGATGGAGAAGTTGCTGAACTTTCCCCACGTTTGA